In the Ilumatobacteraceae bacterium genome, one interval contains:
- the argS gene encoding arginine--tRNA ligase, whose amino-acid sequence MADPISLVSDLLTPVFAEIAGRPGATDVDPVVRPSDRADAQVNGALPLAKQIGSNPREIAQRVLDAGVLGDVCDSVEIAGPGFINLTFSEAFLAGQLGAVAADERLGVEPAEHHRKVIIDYSAPNVAKEMHAGHLRTTVIGDALVRMLEFQGHEVIRENHIGDWGRPFGMMIEHLLDIGEDVAAEGLKQGDLDGFYKAANAKFAGSEEFQERSRERVVKLQAREPETIAIWQRLVDMSTDYFNLVYRKLGVLLTDDDLAGESKYESLMPEVYDRLDQAGLMTESDGAQVVFVPGFTNRENEPLPLIVRSSAGAFMYATSDLACVLDRTENIGADLLLYVIGAPQAQHLQMVFEVSKMAGWLTPPAEAVHVAFGSVLGDDRKMLRSRSGDAVKLIELLDEAVERAEAAVAEKSPDLTADERSEIARMIGIGALKYADLSTDRIKDYVFDWDRMLAFEGNTAPYLQYAHARICSIFRRAEVERTAVRASAVDLGTDQERALAKRLLAYPTALDDTLAVYSPHKLCTYLFELAQDFTSFYEHCPVMKADEPLRTSRLALCDVTARTLEHGLGLLGISAPTSM is encoded by the coding sequence GTGGCCGACCCGATCTCCCTCGTCTCCGATCTGCTCACTCCCGTCTTCGCCGAGATCGCCGGCCGCCCCGGCGCGACTGACGTCGATCCCGTCGTCCGTCCGTCCGACCGTGCCGACGCTCAGGTCAACGGTGCACTGCCCCTGGCCAAGCAGATCGGGTCGAACCCGCGTGAGATCGCCCAGCGGGTGCTCGACGCCGGCGTACTGGGCGACGTGTGTGACTCGGTCGAGATCGCCGGGCCCGGATTCATCAACCTGACGTTCTCCGAGGCGTTCCTCGCCGGGCAACTCGGTGCCGTCGCCGCCGATGAACGTCTCGGCGTCGAGCCCGCCGAGCACCACCGCAAGGTGATCATCGACTACTCGGCGCCGAACGTCGCCAAGGAGATGCACGCCGGTCACCTCCGCACCACCGTGATCGGTGACGCACTCGTGCGGATGCTCGAGTTCCAGGGTCACGAGGTCATCCGCGAGAACCACATCGGCGACTGGGGTCGACCGTTCGGCATGATGATCGAGCACCTGCTCGACATCGGCGAAGACGTCGCGGCCGAGGGGCTCAAGCAGGGCGACCTCGACGGGTTCTACAAGGCGGCCAACGCCAAGTTCGCCGGGTCGGAGGAGTTCCAGGAACGCTCCCGGGAGCGGGTCGTGAAGCTCCAGGCCCGCGAGCCCGAGACGATCGCGATCTGGCAGCGCCTCGTCGACATGTCGACCGACTACTTCAACCTGGTGTATCGCAAGCTCGGCGTCCTGCTCACCGACGACGACCTGGCGGGCGAGAGCAAGTACGAGTCGTTGATGCCCGAGGTGTACGACCGCCTCGACCAGGCCGGTCTGATGACCGAGAGCGACGGCGCGCAGGTCGTGTTCGTGCCCGGGTTCACGAACCGTGAGAACGAGCCGCTCCCGCTGATCGTGCGCTCCAGCGCCGGCGCGTTCATGTACGCCACCAGCGACCTGGCCTGTGTGCTCGACCGCACCGAGAACATCGGCGCCGACCTGCTGCTGTACGTGATCGGCGCACCGCAGGCGCAGCACCTGCAGATGGTGTTCGAGGTGTCGAAGATGGCCGGATGGCTCACGCCGCCCGCCGAAGCCGTGCACGTCGCGTTCGGCAGTGTGCTCGGCGACGACCGCAAGATGCTGCGCAGCCGCAGCGGCGACGCGGTCAAGCTGATCGAGTTGCTCGACGAGGCCGTCGAGCGGGCCGAGGCCGCCGTCGCCGAGAAGAGCCCCGACCTGACAGCCGACGAGCGGTCGGAGATCGCACGGATGATCGGCATCGGCGCGCTGAAGTACGCCGACCTGTCCACCGACCGCATCAAGGACTACGTGTTCGACTGGGACCGGATGCTCGCCTTCGAGGGCAACACGGCGCCGTACCTCCAGTACGCCCACGCCCGCATCTGTTCGATCTTCCGGCGCGCCGAGGTCGAACGCACGGCCGTCCGTGCGAGCGCGGTCGATCTCGGCACCGATCAGGAACGTGCCCTCGCGAAACGCCTGCTGGCGTACCCGACCGCGCTCGACGACACGCTCGCCGTGTACTCGCCGCACAAGCTGTGCACGTACCTGTTCGAGCTGGCGCAGGACTTCACCTCGTTCTACGAGCACTGCCCG
- a CDS encoding putative Ig domain-containing protein encodes MSAAPVGATQAGGPVILDGTDAGLHGSITLDGSGVPKASELNSTWVYELKAWETLLAGVPSSYEHNGKVAIVGASDSTSTSNNCGAAAHYIAERLASGEVTVDYVDGAAAIGTLFDGVLAGTSNYQMIQIVEQNWCGNGMDNTEAAVVNARGPAIAAHVNRGGALFAQSQSYGWLNSLFTDLSASTAGCSGSTPSLTAAGYAQFPGLTDSDIAAPWHNCFVATGEFPLTQLALQSGTHTVILGGDSVTLPSTVSLSTTPEQPRPGDTVCTTATVTSGGTPVEGASVEFFVDGESVGSQVTDVNGEAVYCYEVAESGEDDVTATVTTGPGTGTDSTTVTTSTLSVDASPSTTLARDASVCIDTLAATTDGETETPVEGATLTFTVAGANSSESGSDVTDASGAAQFCYTGTNGGRDTVTATITSGAPADSRAIVINWSGARVDVVDVEQDASGSDKVVPVTVAEFVAGTVYATVSIPVGSGTLSLNTSGYTVSLTAPTPSFTNQTTLAFEGSIADITGLLSSRLTWDAPVEAGTSTITVTVADDPATPTESATGTGTLSVTSPPVITKQPESHTADAGTTTMLHAHSSGVPTPVAQWQVSTDEGETWTNFSGGEEGHLMLMVTNDMDGNHYRARISNSSGNVTSNVAVLTVNPMVAPVFTDSTIAPLVKGTVLTDAVGASGSPAPTYSVSAGTLPAGLTLDSITGVIAGTPTATGPYSFTVQATNAAGTVSADFSGTVEGAPGSGPAEPTLGEIPVGVPFSGSVAVDGQPAPTYSVTAGELPAGLTLDPITGAITGTPTTTGDYSFSITATNEHGSVQMNFSGTIEVDEEEPVEAHGPLLVRLDPTRLVDTRSTERLGAGDVLRVPVAGIAGVPDDAESVALNVTVVDPAAEGFVTVYPCGEDLPLASNVNFAMGEVVANAVTAKVGDDGAVCMYALVDLDLVVDLNGAYSAAEGTDGLTPFGPKRVLDTRNEDSKPTAGSVQRIVVRDLDGVPADATAAMLNVTVTEPEALGFVTVYPCSEEVPTVSSVNYVAGQTVPNAVLALLDDDGAVCVFTLAAAHLVVDVNGTFSPSEADGTVRALAPTRLVDTRTTGTPLVGNEPFTVHVVGRGGINADATGVIVNVTVTEPADIGFVTVYRCGSSVPVASNLNFVAGETVANAVLAPVDADGDICIVSLVDTHIVIDVNAARQG; translated from the coding sequence GTGTCGGCCGCCCCCGTCGGCGCCACGCAGGCGGGCGGACCGGTCATTCTCGACGGAACCGACGCCGGCCTCCACGGTTCGATCACATTGGACGGCAGCGGGGTCCCCAAGGCGAGCGAACTCAACAGCACGTGGGTCTACGAGCTCAAGGCGTGGGAGACGCTGCTGGCCGGCGTTCCGTCGTCGTACGAACACAACGGCAAGGTCGCGATCGTCGGTGCCTCGGACTCGACTTCGACCTCGAACAACTGTGGCGCTGCGGCGCACTACATCGCCGAACGTTTGGCGTCCGGCGAAGTGACCGTCGACTACGTCGACGGGGCAGCGGCGATCGGCACCCTGTTCGACGGGGTGCTGGCAGGTACATCGAACTACCAGATGATCCAGATCGTCGAGCAGAACTGGTGCGGCAACGGCATGGACAACACGGAGGCCGCCGTGGTCAACGCCCGTGGTCCGGCCATCGCCGCGCACGTGAACCGTGGGGGCGCGCTGTTCGCGCAGTCGCAGTCCTACGGATGGCTGAACTCGCTGTTCACAGACCTGTCCGCCTCGACCGCGGGTTGCTCCGGCAGCACGCCGTCGCTGACCGCTGCCGGATACGCACAGTTCCCCGGCCTCACCGACAGCGACATCGCTGCGCCGTGGCACAACTGTTTCGTGGCCACGGGCGAGTTCCCGCTGACGCAGCTCGCGTTGCAGAGTGGCACCCACACGGTGATCCTCGGTGGCGACTCGGTGACCTTGCCGTCGACGGTCTCGCTGTCGACGACTCCCGAGCAACCGCGCCCCGGCGACACGGTGTGCACGACTGCGACCGTGACATCCGGCGGCACGCCGGTCGAAGGCGCCAGCGTCGAGTTCTTCGTCGACGGTGAGTCGGTCGGCTCGCAGGTGACCGACGTCAACGGCGAGGCGGTGTACTGCTACGAGGTCGCCGAGTCAGGTGAGGACGATGTCACCGCGACCGTGACCACCGGTCCGGGAACGGGCACCGACTCGACGACCGTCACGACATCGACGCTCTCCGTCGATGCGTCTCCGTCGACGACGTTGGCTCGCGACGCATCTGTGTGCATCGATACGCTCGCCGCCACGACCGACGGCGAGACCGAGACACCGGTCGAAGGCGCGACGCTGACCTTCACGGTCGCCGGCGCCAACAGCTCGGAGTCCGGCTCGGATGTGACCGACGCCTCGGGCGCTGCGCAGTTCTGCTACACCGGCACCAACGGTGGCCGAGATACCGTGACGGCGACGATCACGAGCGGCGCACCAGCCGACTCGCGAGCGATCGTGATCAACTGGAGTGGCGCTCGCGTCGATGTCGTCGACGTCGAGCAAGATGCGAGCGGATCCGACAAGGTCGTCCCCGTCACCGTCGCCGAGTTCGTCGCCGGGACCGTGTACGCAACCGTGTCGATCCCGGTCGGGTCCGGCACGCTGAGCCTGAACACGTCGGGGTACACGGTCTCGCTGACCGCGCCGACGCCGAGCTTCACGAACCAGACGACCCTGGCATTCGAGGGGAGCATCGCCGACATCACCGGTCTGCTGTCATCGCGCCTGACCTGGGACGCGCCGGTCGAGGCCGGAACGTCCACGATCACCGTCACGGTCGCCGACGACCCCGCGACTCCGACCGAGTCGGCGACCGGCACCGGCACCCTGTCCGTGACGTCGCCTCCGGTCATCACCAAGCAGCCCGAATCCCACACGGCCGATGCCGGGACCACGACCATGCTGCATGCCCATTCTTCCGGGGTCCCGACGCCGGTCGCGCAGTGGCAGGTCAGCACCGATGAAGGTGAGACGTGGACCAACTTCAGTGGCGGGGAGGAAGGCCACCTGATGCTCATGGTCACGAACGACATGGATGGCAATCACTACCGAGCACGCATCTCGAACTCGAGCGGCAACGTGACCAGCAACGTGGCGGTGCTGACCGTCAACCCGATGGTCGCTCCCGTCTTCACCGACAGCACGATCGCCCCGCTCGTGAAAGGCACCGTGCTGACCGATGCCGTCGGAGCATCGGGTTCCCCTGCGCCGACCTACTCCGTGTCGGCAGGCACGCTCCCCGCGGGCCTGACGCTCGATTCGATCACCGGCGTCATCGCCGGTACCCCGACGGCCACCGGCCCCTACTCGTTCACCGTCCAGGCCACCAATGCCGCCGGAACGGTGTCGGCCGACTTCAGTGGAACGGTCGAAGGCGCCCCCGGCTCGGGTCCGGCCGAACCCACGCTCGGCGAGATTCCCGTCGGCGTTCCCTTCTCCGGTTCGGTCGCCGTCGACGGTCAGCCGGCTCCGACGTATTCGGTCACCGCAGGTGAGTTGCCGGCCGGCCTGACACTCGATCCGATCACCGGAGCGATCACCGGCACGCCGACGACAACCGGCGACTACAGCTTCTCGATCACGGCCACGAACGAGCACGGCTCGGTGCAGATGAACTTCAGCGGCACCATCGAAGTCGACGAAGAGGAGCCCGTCGAGGCCCACGGGCCGCTGCTCGTCCGCCTCGATCCGACCCGCCTCGTCGACACCCGGTCGACCGAGCGTCTCGGTGCCGGCGATGTCCTGCGGGTCCCGGTCGCCGGTATCGCCGGCGTGCCCGATGACGCCGAGTCGGTGGCGCTCAACGTGACCGTCGTCGATCCGGCAGCTGAAGGTTTCGTGACCGTGTACCCATGCGGCGAGGATCTTCCGCTGGCATCCAACGTCAACTTCGCCATGGGCGAGGTCGTGGCCAACGCTGTCACCGCGAAGGTCGGCGACGACGGCGCGGTCTGCATGTACGCCCTGGTCGATCTCGATCTCGTCGTCGACCTGAACGGTGCCTACAGCGCCGCCGAGGGGACGGACGGTCTGACGCCGTTCGGCCCGAAGCGGGTCCTCGACACCCGGAACGAGGACAGCAAGCCGACGGCGGGGTCCGTGCAGCGCATCGTCGTCCGAGACCTGGACGGCGTGCCGGCGGATGCCACGGCAGCGATGCTGAACGTCACGGTCACGGAACCCGAGGCACTCGGATTCGTCACGGTGTATCCCTGCTCCGAAGAGGTCCCGACGGTCTCCAGCGTCAACTACGTCGCCGGTCAGACCGTGCCCAACGCCGTCCTGGCACTCCTCGACGACGACGGCGCCGTCTGTGTGTTCACGCTGGCGGCCGCTCACCTCGTGGTCGATGTCAACGGGACGTTCTCGCCGTCCGAGGCCGACGGAACCGTCAGGGCCCTGGCGCCGACCCGTCTGGTCGACACCCGCACGACCGGCACACCACTCGTCGGCAATGAGCCGTTCACGGTGCACGTCGTCGGCCGCGGCGGCATCAACGCCGACGCCACCGGAGTCATCGTCAACGTCACGGTGACCGAGCCGGCCGACATCGGGTTCGTGACCGTCTACCGGTGCGGCTCGTCCGTGCCGGTGGCCTCGAACCTCAACTTCGTGGCCGGCGAGACGGTGGCGAACGCCGTCTTGGCGCCCGTGGATGCCGATGGTGACATCTGCATCGTCTCGTTGGTCGACACGCACATCGTCATCGACGTCAACGCCGCCCGGCAGGGCTGA